In Nitrososphaerales archaeon, a single window of DNA contains:
- a CDS encoding isocitrate/isopropylmalate dehydrogenase family protein codes for MYRLALIPGDGIGPEIARAARSVIELIHDRFDVKFEITEVEAGDTSVKKGDKALPDHSFRTIKNSDVCVKAPIGESAADVIVYLRRVFDLYANIRPAKNYPNIQSLRNNVDMVIVRENTEDVYAGLEYDLENASIAIRLTTKKASNRIAEHAFKLAVFRNLKKCVTAVHKANLLRKTDGLFASACREVAKKYHGVKFDEMYVDACAMNLIRNPENFDVIVTTNLFGDILSDEAAQIVGSLGIAPAANIGDNFAIFEPVHGSAPDIAGKGIANPLSMILSARMMLEWLAMRNADNKCIIAAKRIEDAVTNVLAKGVKTPDIGGSNRTEDVTNALLAELKST; via the coding sequence ATGTATAGATTGGCACTTATTCCTGGAGATGGCATAGGGCCAGAAATAGCCAGAGCAGCCAGATCTGTTATAGAGTTAATTCATGATAGGTTTGATGTCAAGTTTGAAATAACAGAAGTGGAGGCAGGAGACACTTCAGTAAAGAAGGGCGATAAAGCACTCCCAGATCATAGTTTTAGAACTATAAAAAATTCTGATGTATGCGTGAAGGCGCCTATAGGTGAAAGTGCTGCAGATGTCATAGTATACTTAAGAAGAGTTTTTGATCTTTATGCAAACATCAGACCTGCCAAGAACTACCCAAACATACAGTCATTAAGGAATAATGTAGACATGGTTATAGTCAGGGAAAATACCGAGGATGTTTATGCGGGCTTGGAATATGATCTTGAAAATGCCAGCATAGCCATACGTTTAACAACAAAGAAGGCGTCTAATAGAATTGCTGAACATGCATTCAAGCTAGCAGTGTTCAGAAATTTAAAGAAGTGTGTTACAGCTGTTCATAAAGCTAACCTACTTAGAAAGACAGATGGCTTATTTGCAAGTGCCTGTAGAGAAGTAGCCAAAAAATATCATGGCGTAAAATTCGATGAAATGTACGTAGATGCCTGTGCAATGAATCTTATCAGAAACCCTGAGAACTTTGATGTTATTGTAACCACAAACCTTTTTGGTGATATTTTATCAGATGAGGCGGCTCAGATTGTTGGAAGTTTGGGCATTGCACCTGCGGCCAACATAGGCGATAATTTTGCAATATTTGAACCTGTACATGGTTCTGCTCCAGACATAGCTGGCAAGGGAATTGCAAATCCACTGTCCATGATCTTATCTGCAAGGATGATGCTGGAATGGTTAGCCATGAGAAATGCCGATAACAAATGTATTATAGCAGCAAAAAGGATAGAGGATGCTGTTACAAATGTACTAGCAAAAGGAGTAAAGACACCTGACATTGGTGGTAGTAACAGAACAGAGGATGTTACCAATGCCCTCCTGGCAGAACTCAAATCTACCTAG
- the ilvN gene encoding acetolactate synthase small subunit translates to MAWNIISALVENKPGVLFRVSNMFRARNFNIESLSVGPTEQSDLSRITVTVDSDEHVTEQMVKQLRKLIDVVDVTRLQVSDTVYRELALIKLKAVDPSSRMEIINLANVFRGKIVDVSKSTIMVEITGTPDKIDAFKSLVEHYGVIQLARTGVSALPRGVLYE, encoded by the coding sequence ATGGCATGGAACATTATCTCTGCACTTGTTGAAAACAAGCCGGGAGTGCTCTTTAGAGTGTCGAATATGTTCAGAGCTAGGAATTTCAACATAGAAAGTCTTTCAGTGGGGCCAACTGAACAGTCAGATCTATCAAGAATCACTGTTACCGTGGATAGTGATGAGCATGTCACGGAGCAGATGGTAAAGCAATTACGCAAGTTAATTGATGTTGTTGATGTCACACGTTTACAGGTTAGTGATACGGTATATAGGGAACTTGCGTTAATAAAACTAAAGGCCGTGGATCCCAGTTCAAGGATGGAGATAATTAATCTTGCAAATGTCTTCAGAGGGAAGATAGTAGATGTTAGTAAATCCACAATAATGGTAGAGATAACTGGTACACCGGACAAAATTGATGCCTTCAAGAGTTTGGTGGAACATTATGGTGTGATACAGCTTGCTAGAACAGGCGTTTCTGCACTTCCAAGGGGTGTTCTCTATGAGTGA
- a CDS encoding 2-isopropylmalate synthase, which yields MSEEYVRIYDTTLRDGEQTPGVTLTPQNKVKIAMQLDRLGVDVIEAGFPIVSQGEMEAVKEIARQNLSCEVSGLARAEKKDIDAVIKCDLKYVHTFIATSDIHLKYKLKKSREEALQKAIESVEYAKAHGLICEFSAEDATRTDREFLKQVYRAVVDAGSDRIDVPDTVGYSNPRYIDTLIRDLKSIVGVPISIHCHDDFGLAVANSIAAVDAGASCAHVTINGLGERAGNASLEEFVMALHCLYGKKTRIKTELLYETSRLVASLTGIVVQPNKAIVGENAFGHESGIHTHGVLSNPLTYEPINPEMVGRKRWLEAGKHAGIHGVSAMLEEYGLKPSQEQLKDIVVKVKDLGDKGKHITDADLLAIASQVMRQEGLEQKIKLNDFVVTTGMNVVPTASVRLTVEGREFVAADTGLGPVDAALKAIQKITDELANIKLREFRLEAITGGSDALAEVSIKVEDNDGHVASARAAGEDIVIASVQAMINGLNRIMLKRTMDTDKELRKYTV from the coding sequence ATGAGTGAGGAGTATGTTAGAATCTATGATACAACGTTGAGGGATGGAGAACAGACGCCTGGAGTTACGCTTACGCCGCAGAACAAGGTAAAGATAGCCATGCAACTGGACAGACTAGGTGTTGATGTAATCGAGGCAGGATTTCCTATTGTGTCACAGGGCGAAATGGAAGCTGTTAAGGAAATAGCAAGACAGAACCTTTCATGTGAAGTCTCTGGTCTTGCCAGGGCAGAAAAGAAGGACATTGACGCTGTAATTAAATGTGACCTGAAATATGTTCATACCTTCATAGCCACTTCAGATATACATCTTAAGTACAAATTGAAGAAAAGTAGAGAGGAGGCGCTCCAAAAGGCAATAGAATCTGTAGAATATGCGAAAGCCCACGGTCTGATATGCGAGTTTTCTGCAGAAGATGCGACTAGGACTGACAGAGAGTTTCTGAAGCAGGTGTATAGGGCGGTCGTTGATGCGGGTAGTGATAGAATAGACGTTCCAGACACAGTCGGGTATTCTAATCCAAGGTACATAGATACACTGATAAGGGATCTTAAAAGTATTGTAGGGGTTCCTATAAGTATACACTGTCACGATGATTTTGGTCTTGCGGTAGCCAATTCTATTGCAGCTGTTGATGCTGGTGCCTCATGTGCCCATGTGACCATAAACGGTCTTGGGGAAAGGGCTGGTAACGCATCGCTGGAGGAGTTTGTTATGGCATTGCACTGCCTTTATGGTAAGAAGACCAGAATAAAGACCGAATTGCTTTATGAGACATCAAGATTAGTGGCAAGCTTGACAGGAATAGTTGTGCAACCTAACAAGGCCATCGTTGGAGAGAACGCTTTTGGTCACGAATCCGGGATCCATACGCATGGCGTGCTTTCCAATCCCTTAACATATGAGCCTATAAACCCTGAAATGGTCGGAAGGAAGAGATGGCTGGAAGCTGGGAAACATGCAGGAATTCATGGAGTTTCAGCTATGCTTGAAGAGTATGGGCTAAAACCTTCGCAGGAGCAGCTTAAAGACATCGTGGTAAAGGTTAAAGACCTCGGAGATAAGGGCAAGCATATCACTGACGCAGACCTTCTTGCCATTGCATCGCAGGTAATGCGTCAGGAAGGGCTTGAGCAGAAGATAAAGTTGAATGACTTTGTTGTGACCACTGGAATGAATGTTGTTCCAACAGCCTCTGTGCGTTTAACTGTGGAGGGAAGGGAATTTGTTGCAGCAGATACTGGATTGGGTCCGGTCGACGCTGCACTGAAAGCAATACAGAAGATTACCGATGAACTTGCAAATATAAAGTTAAGAGAATTTAGGTTGGAAGCAATAACTGGAGGATCCGACGCACTTGCAGAAGTTAGTATAAAGGTGGAGGACAACGATGGTCATGTAGCATCCGCAAGAGCAGCTGGTGAAGATATTGTTATTGCTAGTGTTCAAGCTATGATCAATGGTTTGAACAGGATCATGTTAAAAAGAACAATGGACACAGACAAAGAACTAAGGAAGTACACGGTTTAA